GGCACTTGTCGGTACGTTCGGTGTAGACCATTTTGTCTCTAGATCTAGATAGCTTCCTTCTTTTTGAATAGGTACAATTTTCTGCCGATTACACAAAGCTGCGCTTCCAATGCGTTTGTAGAGAAGTCAAAGTTCACGGTACAGTTTGCAACAGGGTGAGTACTTTAAGTTCCTTGTTGTTGGCCGAGTTTCCAGTACGTGATCCTTTTTTCG
The sequence above is a segment of the Drosophila melanogaster chromosome 2L genome. Coding sequences within it:
- the CG42502 gene encoding uncharacterized protein, isoform C, with the translated sequence MPKISHTDSKQKLLKQARLGKHLSSKKGSRTGNSANNKELKVLTLLQTVP